One Brachyspira suanatina DNA segment encodes these proteins:
- the citD gene encoding citrate lyase acyl carrier protein produces the protein MATKKISDDAIINATITNSGGIVININSTVKHMFFNHIKKAVEEVVNETDIKNIVIDVDDYGALDFCIRARTRMAIRRAIKSLEAVK, from the coding sequence ATGGCTACTAAAAAAATATCTGATGATGCTATCATAAATGCCACTATTACAAATAGCGGCGGTATAGTAATCAATATTAATTCTACAGTTAAACATATGTTTTTTAATCATATAAAGAAGGCCGTTGAAGAAGTAGTTAATGAAACAGATATAAAAAATATAGTTATAGATGTAGATGATTATGGAGCTTTGGACTTTTGTATAAGAGCAAGAACTAGAATGGCTATTAGAAGGGCTATAAAGAGTTTGGAGGCAGTAAAATGA
- a CDS encoding HpcH/HpaI aldolase/citrate lyase family protein, whose protein sequence is MSNKKNNPFVNCRSWLFAPASNPKLLYNAVVYKPDAIIFDLEDAVALKEKEDARELLIEALKSINYGTIPIFARVNSIKTPFGFDDIKYLVQAGLKHIRLPMCDTPEEIKQVDDFLTKVESENGIPKGTVVIAAALETPIGVYNAYNIATASDRVIGISLGAEDFTRCMGIERTKEEEELAYARGKIVMEAHAAGVACVDGVYTKIDDMEGFQVQCERARSLGFTGKACIHPAQIPYLHKAYLPKKEDIAYSLEVLEVASKTDISNGGVISLNGKMIDIPIIEKAEKIVALARSAGMIK, encoded by the coding sequence ATGAGTAATAAAAAAAATAATCCTTTTGTTAATTGCAGATCATGGTTATTTGCCCCTGCCAGCAACCCTAAATTATTGTATAATGCTGTTGTTTATAAACCAGATGCAATTATATTTGATTTAGAAGATGCTGTTGCTTTAAAAGAGAAAGAAGATGCTAGAGAATTATTAATAGAAGCATTAAAAAGTATCAATTATGGAACAATACCTATTTTTGCCAGAGTAAATTCTATAAAAACTCCGTTTGGATTTGATGATATAAAATATTTAGTTCAGGCAGGACTTAAACATATACGTCTTCCTATGTGTGATACTCCAGAAGAAATAAAACAAGTAGATGATTTTTTAACAAAAGTAGAATCTGAAAACGGAATACCAAAAGGAACAGTAGTAATAGCTGCCGCATTAGAAACACCTATAGGAGTATATAATGCTTATAATATAGCAACTGCTTCTGACAGAGTAATAGGAATTTCATTGGGTGCTGAAGATTTTACAAGATGTATGGGTATAGAAAGAACAAAAGAAGAAGAAGAATTAGCTTATGCTAGAGGAAAAATAGTAATGGAAGCTCATGCTGCCGGAGTAGCTTGTGTTGATGGTGTTTATACTAAAATAGATGATATGGAAGGTTTTCAAGTACAATGTGAAAGAGCAAGAAGTTTAGGTTTTACAGGAAAAGCATGTATACACCCAGCACAGATACCTTATTTGCATAAAGCATATCTTCCTAAAAAAGAGGATATAGCATATTCTTTAGAAGTTTTAGAAGTTGCTAGTAAAACCGATATTAGTAATGGCGGAGTAATATCATTAAATGGAAAAATGATAGATATTCCTATAATAGAAAAAGCTGAAAAAATTGTGGCATTAGCAAGATCAGCTGGAATGATTAAGTGA
- a CDS encoding AlbA family DNA-binding domain-containing protein: MKIISGRFFSKSELRNRILRDVVISILFLFIIVLVYMQIRNPIPIKFIFKSLFQDVKTSIVEEYSKIFYPTYYFSMQMTPIFDIVNQAPEAYKILITNFFPKHTFIEKAAMQVGNNYMSITKEGNGYKVVGHIVTNSSSNLYSSVPFEQLSIDSFYIKDGKPYIHLIYIANENVAFEYISQFNVNFSDVELRDIDNMHAYLITGNSKITFPISYSDTNAVRDNLDYNVIADIMTEEFDGTNEDMIKVSYKDNNYWGYKGTFAVANNNIQIGIIIPEKDLINKIQIPIILFLVIFVIVTIVIIVMLAIHYIRMIEELKRNHMNITKIIEDGENTNVEFKSTLRYDSNTEKINKALEEVIMKSIAAFSNTEGGRLFIGITNDGEIIGLEHDYSTLRQPNRDFFELHLRTLIETYYGNAFSAEGIRIDFVTHEGKDICIVYIRKGREPVYTKITNKQGAKEEKFYIRVGNSSREIANASEIIAYVKKHFK; this comes from the coding sequence ATGAAGATTATATCTGGCAGATTTTTTTCTAAATCTGAATTAAGAAATAGAATATTGAGAGATGTGGTTATTTCTATTTTGTTCTTATTTATAATCGTTTTGGTTTATATGCAAATTAGAAATCCTATACCTATAAAATTTATTTTTAAATCTCTTTTTCAAGATGTTAAAACTTCAATAGTAGAGGAATATTCTAAAATATTTTATCCTACCTACTATTTTTCTATGCAAATGACTCCTATATTCGATATAGTTAATCAGGCTCCTGAAGCTTATAAAATTTTAATAACTAATTTCTTCCCAAAGCATACTTTTATAGAAAAAGCAGCTATGCAGGTTGGTAATAACTACATGTCTATTACTAAAGAAGGCAACGGATATAAAGTCGTCGGGCATATTGTAACGAACAGCAGCAGTAATCTATATTCATCTGTACCATTTGAACAGCTTAGTATTGATTCTTTCTATATAAAAGATGGAAAACCTTATATACATTTAATATACATAGCTAATGAGAATGTTGCTTTTGAATATATTTCTCAATTTAATGTAAACTTCAGTGATGTAGAGCTTAGAGATATTGATAATATGCATGCATACCTTATAACAGGAAACAGTAAAATTACTTTTCCTATATCATATTCTGATACAAATGCTGTAAGAGATAATTTAGATTATAATGTTATAGCTGATATTATGACAGAAGAATTTGATGGAACTAATGAGGATATGATAAAAGTTTCATATAAGGATAATAATTATTGGGGATATAAAGGCACTTTTGCCGTAGCAAATAATAATATACAAATAGGTATAATCATTCCTGAAAAGGATTTAATAAATAAGATACAAATACCTATAATACTATTCTTAGTTATATTTGTAATTGTTACTATAGTGATAATAGTAATGCTTGCTATACATTATATTAGAATGATTGAAGAATTAAAAAGAAATCATATGAATATAACTAAGATTATAGAAGACGGTGAAAATACTAATGTAGAGTTTAAATCCACATTAAGATATGACAGTAATACAGAGAAAATAAATAAGGCTTTAGAAGAAGTTATTATGAAGTCTATTGCGGCATTCAGCAATACTGAAGGCGGAAGATTATTCATAGGTATTACTAATGATGGGGAAATAATAGGGCTTGAGCATGATTATTCTACATTAAGACAGCCTAATAGAGATTTCTTTGAGCTTCATCTTAGAACTCTTATAGAAACATACTATGGAAATGCTTTTTCTGCTGAAGGTATAAGGATTGATTTTGTAACTCATGAAGGTAAAGATATATGTATTGTTTATATAAGAAAGGGAAGGGAGCCTGTATATACTAAAATTACAAATAAACAGGGTGCTAAAGAAGAAAAATTCTATATAAGAGTAGGAAATTCTTCTAGAGAGATTGCAAATGCCAGCGAGATAATAGCATATGTAAAAAAACATTTTAAGTAA
- the trxB gene encoding thioredoxin-disulfide reductase → MSVYDSVIIGGGPAGLSAMLYLGRALTNSILIEKKGIGGQMMSTDAVENYLGFPEEMSAFELVARMQQHAEKFSKNEIVYDEVIKVENIKDEVKKVITADGNTYETKTIILAMGGSSKKLGTKGEDAFAGKGVSYCATCDGAFYRNKTVAVVGGGNSAFDEAYFLTRFVNKIYLVHRRKEFRAEPINVKHLTDTGKVEYVLDSVIDEICGDGKVNSIKIKNVVDGSMHDQAVDGVFVFVGQEPSTHFLKDTGLELKETGHIVTDMSTMETNIPGVFACGDSILKPVRQVANAVGEGAVAAMSVTHYLNKA, encoded by the coding sequence ATGTCTGTATATGATAGTGTTATAATAGGCGGCGGTCCTGCTGGACTTTCTGCTATGCTTTATTTAGGAAGAGCTTTAACAAATTCTATTTTGATAGAAAAGAAAGGTATAGGCGGTCAGATGATGAGTACTGATGCTGTTGAGAACTATTTAGGTTTTCCGGAAGAGATGAGTGCTTTTGAATTGGTAGCTAGAATGCAGCAGCATGCTGAAAAATTCTCTAAAAATGAAATAGTTTATGATGAAGTTATAAAAGTAGAAAATATTAAAGATGAAGTAAAAAAAGTTATCACTGCTGACGGTAATACTTATGAAACAAAAACAATAATACTTGCTATGGGCGGATCATCTAAAAAATTAGGTACTAAGGGAGAAGATGCATTTGCTGGAAAAGGCGTTTCATATTGTGCTACTTGTGACGGTGCTTTCTACAGAAATAAAACTGTTGCTGTAGTTGGAGGCGGAAACAGTGCTTTTGATGAGGCTTATTTCCTTACAAGATTCGTTAATAAAATATATTTAGTTCATAGAAGAAAAGAGTTCAGAGCTGAGCCTATAAACGTAAAACATTTAACAGATACTGGAAAAGTAGAATATGTACTTGATTCTGTAATAGATGAGATTTGCGGAGACGGTAAAGTTAATAGTATAAAAATAAAAAATGTTGTAGACGGTTCTATGCATGATCAGGCAGTAGATGGTGTATTTGTATTCGTAGGTCAGGAGCCTTCAACACATTTCTTGAAAGATACTGGTTTAGAATTAAAAGAAACTGGACACATAGTTACAGACATGTCTACAATGGAAACTAATATTCCTGGTGTATTTGCCTGCGGAGATTCTATATTAAAACCAGTTCGTCAGGTTGCAAATGCTGTTGGAGAAGGTGCGGTTGCTGCTATGAGCGTAACTCATTATTTGAATAAAGCTTGA
- a CDS encoding acetylxylan esterase: MAFFDLSLEELYKYKGSGEEPKDFDEFWLNTLNENNHKTEAEYTLIDTYLKLFDVWNVSFKGYSKHVINGWYIAPKYARENNEKLTCIMHYPGYGGGRDYPNSHLLFPSAGYSIFVMEVRGQGAEGGNGATTPDPVGSTPHADGFLTMGILDKKDYFYKRVFVDAFKSIEAAKEHPLTGKIAVNGTSQGGGIALALLGLSALKNEKIEAAMIDVPFLCDYKRACTITDTLPYNEIARFCKTNRMYENRAFETLSYFDGAFFAKRSKVKALFSVGLMDILCPPSTVFAAYNNYSGEKSINVYTFNGHEGGDNEQSERKLEFLNSLNL, translated from the coding sequence ATGGCTTTTTTTGATTTAAGTTTAGAAGAACTTTATAAATATAAGGGAAGCGGTGAAGAGCCTAAGGATTTTGATGAATTTTGGCTTAATACTTTAAATGAAAATAATCATAAAACAGAGGCTGAATATACTTTAATAGATACCTATTTAAAATTATTTGATGTATGGAATGTATCATTTAAAGGGTATTCAAAGCATGTTATAAACGGCTGGTATATAGCACCTAAATATGCAAGGGAAAATAATGAAAAATTGACTTGTATAATGCATTATCCGGGATACGGTGGAGGAAGAGATTATCCAAACAGCCATTTACTTTTTCCTTCAGCAGGATACAGTATATTTGTTATGGAGGTAAGAGGACAAGGGGCAGAAGGTGGAAACGGAGCAACAACTCCCGATCCTGTAGGTTCAACTCCTCATGCTGACGGTTTTCTTACTATGGGAATATTGGATAAAAAAGACTATTTCTATAAAAGAGTTTTTGTAGATGCATTTAAATCCATTGAAGCTGCAAAGGAGCATCCTCTTACAGGAAAAATTGCTGTAAATGGTACTAGTCAGGGCGGAGGCATAGCACTTGCACTTCTAGGACTTTCAGCACTAAAAAATGAAAAAATTGAGGCTGCTATGATAGATGTGCCTTTCTTATGCGATTATAAAAGGGCATGCACTATTACAGATACTTTGCCTTATAATGAAATAGCAAGATTTTGCAAAACTAATAGAATGTATGAAAATAGAGCATTTGAAACTTTATCATATTTTGATGGGGCTTTCTTTGCTAAAAGGTCTAAAGTGAAGGCTTTATTTTCTGTGGGGCTTATGGATATTTTATGTCCTCCTTCTACAGTTTTTGCTGCTTATAATAATTATTCCGGTGAGAAGTCTATTAATGTTTATACTTTTAATGGACATGAGGGCGGAGATAATGAGCAGAGTGAAAGAAAATTGGAATTTTTGAATTCTTTAAATTTATAA
- a CDS encoding tripartite tricarboxylate transporter permease: MESFKLLMEGFGVAIQPINILWVTIGGVLGTVIGMLPGLGPATGVAILLPLTFTMGPVAALITMGGVYYGAMYGGSRSSILINTPGDGAAVAATFDGYPMALQGRAEQALAISAIASFIGGTIATVIMAFVAVPVSRFALKFGPAEYFMLFLFALSATASMTEGNAIKGFISMVFGLMVATIGTDPQSGVNRFTFGILELQSGIDFLIIIIAMYALGEVLKSFKNIEEGKKKMQTKFGRIWISMEEWKRCVWPIIRSSPFGFIIGALPGAGGTMAALMSYNNEKQLSKHPEEFGNGAIEGVAAPEAANNAASVGAMIPMLALGVPGSGTTAVMMGALLMLGLQPGPTLFTTQTTVVWGLIASMFIGNIILAVVNIPLAGLLVRVLAIPPKILYPIVLGLTFIGTYAISYTTHDFYVLIIFGLIGFLMSKAKIPSSPMVLAVIIGNSMEQYFRRAYKVADGDMSIFVKSPICLVLLILTIASILYPIIKIVIDKNKKAKQN; encoded by the coding sequence ATGGAAAGTTTTAAATTATTAATGGAAGGTTTTGGAGTAGCTATACAACCTATAAATATACTATGGGTAACTATAGGAGGTGTTTTAGGTACTGTTATAGGAATGCTTCCAGGACTTGGACCTGCTACAGGTGTTGCTATATTGCTTCCTCTTACATTTACTATGGGACCTGTTGCAGCACTTATAACTATGGGCGGTGTTTATTATGGTGCTATGTACGGCGGATCAAGATCTTCTATACTTATAAATACACCTGGAGACGGTGCAGCTGTTGCGGCTACTTTTGATGGTTATCCTATGGCACTTCAAGGAAGAGCCGAACAAGCTTTAGCTATATCTGCCATAGCTTCTTTTATAGGTGGTACAATAGCTACTGTAATAATGGCTTTTGTTGCTGTACCTGTATCTCGTTTTGCTTTAAAATTTGGACCTGCTGAATATTTCATGTTATTTTTATTCGCATTATCTGCTACTGCTTCTATGACTGAAGGTAATGCAATAAAAGGATTTATTTCTATGGTCTTTGGACTTATGGTAGCTACTATAGGTACAGATCCTCAGTCAGGTGTTAATAGATTTACTTTTGGAATATTAGAGCTTCAATCTGGAATAGATTTTCTTATAATAATTATCGCTATGTATGCTTTAGGAGAGGTGTTAAAGAGCTTCAAAAACATAGAAGAAGGTAAGAAAAAAATGCAGACTAAATTCGGTCGTATATGGATTAGTATGGAAGAATGGAAAAGATGTGTATGGCCTATTATAAGAAGTTCGCCTTTCGGATTCATTATTGGTGCTTTACCTGGAGCAGGCGGTACTATGGCTGCTTTGATGAGCTATAACAATGAAAAACAATTATCTAAACATCCAGAAGAATTTGGTAATGGTGCTATAGAGGGAGTTGCAGCTCCTGAAGCAGCAAACAATGCAGCTTCTGTTGGTGCTATGATTCCTATGTTAGCATTAGGAGTTCCTGGTTCTGGTACTACTGCTGTTATGATGGGTGCTTTGCTTATGTTAGGATTACAGCCTGGTCCTACATTGTTCACTACTCAAACTACTGTTGTATGGGGTCTTATTGCTAGTATGTTCATTGGTAACATAATACTTGCAGTAGTTAATATTCCATTAGCAGGACTTTTAGTAAGAGTATTAGCTATACCTCCTAAAATATTGTATCCTATAGTATTGGGATTAACTTTTATAGGTACTTATGCTATAAGCTATACTACTCATGATTTCTATGTATTGATAATATTCGGACTTATAGGGTTCTTAATGTCCAAAGCTAAAATTCCTAGCAGTCCTATGGTATTAGCTGTTATAATAGGAAATAGTATGGAACAGTATTTTAGAAGAGCTTATAAAGTTGCTGATGGAGATATGTCTATATTTGTTAAATCTCCAATATGTCTAGTATTATTAATATTGACTATAGCTTCTATACTATACCCTATAATAAAAATCGTTATAGATAAAAATAAAAAAGCTAAACAGAATTAA
- a CDS encoding tripartite tricarboxylate transporter TctB family protein has protein sequence MTITGLSSIITIAVGIAYTIITFQLPDASIGRAAEPKIFPAILGIAFIVLGVLLLIDDTIKNSKKEKKETVQFSIGNNGKKIAITVVNSILYAVLFNIIGYVFATIIFLEIELLIFGGLKAWKVSTIVAVLFSVIAFLIFNVFLGIYLPRSPFGII, from the coding sequence ATGACAATAACAGGATTGTCATCAATAATTACTATAGCAGTTGGTATAGCTTATACAATTATAACTTTTCAATTGCCGGATGCCAGTATAGGAAGGGCAGCAGAACCAAAAATTTTCCCTGCAATACTTGGAATAGCTTTTATAGTATTAGGTGTTCTTCTATTAATAGATGATACCATAAAAAATTCTAAAAAAGAAAAAAAAGAAACTGTACAGTTTTCTATAGGAAATAATGGTAAGAAAATAGCCATTACAGTAGTTAATTCTATTCTTTATGCTGTATTATTTAATATAATAGGATATGTATTTGCTACAATAATATTCCTTGAAATAGAGCTTTTGATATTTGGAGGTCTTAAGGCCTGGAAAGTTTCAACTATAGTTGCTGTATTATTTAGCGTTATAGCTTTTTTAATATTTAATGTATTTTTAGGTATTTACTTACCTAGATCACCATTCGGTATAATATAA
- a CDS encoding YifB family Mg chelatase-like AAA ATPase has product MHTKIYSEALYGIEGIPIVIEVNISEGLPKFDVVGLPDQAVNEAKERVIAAINNSDRFFPPKRITINLAPADLKKTGSMYDLPFALGILSSSTQVFFSDFMEKTIILGELALDGSVREVKGIFSMLLNAKELGITNAIIPFNNMEEANIIDGLNLYPVKTLKEAIDAIEGKKAPIISAGKFNFNGEENENIDFSDVKGQEYAKRAAMIAAAGGHNFIMIGSPGCGKTLIAKRIPTILPPLTFEEALEVTKIYSSYGLLSKNMPIVKKRPFRIPHHTSSYVSLVGGGRNIKAGEITLAHNGVLFLDEFVEFQSSALQTLREPMEEKTITISRANGSISFPANFTLIAAMNPCPCGYYGDEKHTCRCSDIARKKYIAKLSGPILDRIDISIEVRAVEYAKMTSKSDGESSASMRKIVTEARKKQEKRFKDNGLKIFSNSSMGIKDTEKFCILDDKAKNLLNMAMERFSMSARSYNKILKVSRTIADLDDKDIIGVDHVTEALQYRFNLN; this is encoded by the coding sequence ATGCATACAAAAATATATTCAGAAGCTCTTTATGGAATAGAAGGAATACCTATTGTAATAGAAGTTAATATATCCGAAGGACTGCCTAAATTCGATGTTGTGGGCTTACCAGATCAGGCAGTAAATGAAGCAAAAGAGAGAGTAATTGCCGCAATAAATAACAGCGACAGGTTTTTTCCGCCTAAAAGAATAACTATAAATTTAGCACCTGCAGATTTAAAGAAAACAGGAAGCATGTACGATTTGCCATTTGCTTTGGGTATACTTTCATCAAGTACACAAGTATTTTTCTCTGACTTTATGGAAAAAACTATTATACTTGGGGAATTAGCATTGGACGGAAGCGTAAGAGAGGTGAAAGGAATATTCTCAATGCTTTTAAATGCCAAAGAATTGGGTATAACAAATGCTATAATACCATTTAATAATATGGAAGAAGCTAATATCATTGATGGACTTAATCTATATCCGGTAAAAACTTTAAAAGAAGCCATAGATGCCATTGAAGGAAAAAAAGCACCTATTATATCAGCAGGTAAATTCAATTTTAATGGCGAAGAAAATGAAAATATAGACTTTTCAGATGTTAAAGGTCAGGAATATGCTAAAAGAGCAGCAATGATAGCAGCAGCGGGAGGACATAACTTTATAATGATAGGCTCACCTGGATGCGGTAAAACTTTAATAGCAAAAAGAATACCTACAATACTTCCTCCATTAACATTCGAAGAAGCTTTGGAAGTTACAAAAATTTATTCTTCTTATGGGTTATTATCAAAAAATATGCCTATAGTAAAAAAACGCCCTTTTAGAATACCTCATCATACTTCTTCTTATGTAAGTTTAGTAGGAGGCGGAAGAAATATAAAGGCTGGAGAAATTACTTTAGCCCATAACGGAGTTTTATTTCTTGATGAGTTTGTAGAGTTTCAAAGCTCAGCACTTCAAACTTTAAGAGAACCTATGGAAGAAAAAACTATAACTATAAGCAGAGCAAATGGAAGCATTTCTTTTCCTGCTAATTTCACTTTGATTGCCGCTATGAATCCTTGCCCTTGCGGTTATTATGGAGATGAAAAACATACATGCAGATGTTCTGATATAGCTAGAAAAAAATACATTGCCAAACTTTCAGGCCCTATACTAGACAGGATAGATATATCAATAGAGGTACGTGCCGTTGAATATGCTAAAATGACTTCAAAATCTGATGGAGAGAGTTCTGCCTCTATGCGTAAAATAGTTACTGAAGCTAGAAAAAAACAGGAAAAAAGATTCAAAGATAATGGACTTAAAATATTTTCAAATTCATCTATGGGTATAAAAGATACTGAAAAATTCTGCATATTAGATGATAAAGCTAAAAATCTGCTTAATATGGCTATGGAAAGATTTTCAATGAGTGCAAGAAGTTATAATAAAATATTGAAGGTATCAAGAACTATAGCTGACTTAGATGATAAAGATATTATAGGAGTAGATCATGTTACAGAGGCTTTGCAGTACAGATTTAATTTAAATTAA
- a CDS encoding Bug family tripartite tricarboxylate transporter substrate binding protein, which translates to MKTLFKSLLVMSIIFIMASCKGADSAANYPSGNLDFVAPAGAGGGWDLTIRTIGKVLQDTKIVKVPMPVRNAPGAGGAVHLGTLQTKKGDARTITVYSPPIIFLNLNGTTEYSFRDLTPLANLIADYAAFVVKADSPYKNIMDVMNALKADPKSVKIGGTSSAGSMDHVQFLIMARAAGVPNLDQIDYIAFDDDGATQVLGGHIDLFSTSLADVMGLVESGDLRVLAQTADRRIGTGIKGEIPTCIESGINETFVNWRGLFGAPGMPEYAVTFWKDALAKMVETQEWKDACANYDWDQYYLNSEDFVKLLEQSEQDYKTILEDIGMLKK; encoded by the coding sequence ATGAAAACTTTATTCAAAAGTTTACTCGTTATGTCCATTATATTTATAATGGCTTCATGTAAAGGTGCTGATTCAGCTGCTAATTATCCTAGCGGAAACTTGGATTTTGTAGCTCCAGCAGGTGCAGGCGGTGGTTGGGATTTAACCATTAGAACAATAGGAAAAGTTCTTCAAGACACTAAAATAGTAAAAGTTCCTATGCCTGTAAGAAATGCTCCAGGAGCAGGCGGTGCTGTTCATCTTGGTACTTTACAAACTAAAAAAGGTGATGCAAGAACTATAACAGTTTATTCTCCTCCTATCATTTTCTTAAATTTAAATGGTACAACAGAATATAGTTTCAGAGATCTTACACCTTTAGCTAATTTAATAGCAGATTATGCTGCTTTTGTTGTTAAAGCTGATTCTCCATACAAAAACATCATGGATGTAATGAATGCTCTTAAAGCTGATCCTAAATCTGTAAAAATAGGTGGTACATCTTCTGCTGGATCTATGGACCATGTTCAGTTCTTAATTATGGCTAGAGCTGCTGGTGTTCCAAATTTGGATCAAATAGATTATATTGCTTTCGATGATGATGGTGCTACACAGGTTTTGGGTGGACATATAGATTTATTCTCTACAAGTTTGGCTGATGTTATGGGTTTAGTTGAAAGCGGTGATTTAAGAGTTTTAGCACAAACTGCTGATAGAAGAATAGGAACAGGAATAAAAGGTGAAATACCTACTTGTATTGAATCTGGAATAAATGAGACTTTCGTTAACTGGAGAGGATTATTCGGAGCTCCTGGAATGCCTGAATATGCAGTTACTTTCTGGAAAGATGCTTTAGCTAAGATGGTTGAAACTCAAGAATGGAAAGATGCTTGTGCTAATTACGATTGGGATCAATATTATCTTAATTCAGAAGATTTCGTAAAATTGTTAGAACAATCAGAACAAGATTATAAAACAATATTAGAAGATATTGGTATGTTGAAAAAATAA
- the citF gene encoding citrate lyase subunit alpha encodes MGNKITNSLGIELPEYIEGYGKVKPFMGAFYYYNKENQQTQSRRIKNHKPNNKKLCSSIREAIEKSGLKDGMTISFHHHLRNGDGVIMLVVEEISKMGIKDISICTSSFTNAHEGLIEYIKSGVITSIATSGLRGEIGKAVSTDNILKKPVVFRTHGGRARAIEAGEVKIDVAFIGAPACDEEGNMNGSEGKSAFGAMGYPMIDALYADYVVAITDNLVQYPLHRVSIPEIYVDSVVVVDSLGDPNLIATGATRITTNPTELLIAEKAAEILIGCELIKNGYSFQAGAGGASLAVCRYLREYMIENNIKGSFVSGGINAYLLNLFKEGLFDSLLDTQTFDGSIANAIGEEKGYIEMSASMYANPNNGSCVAHKLDMMMLSATEIDLNFNVNSLTGSHGLIMGALGGAPDTAAGAKVTLMTVPSIRKRMPIITDKVTNIVTPGESVDILVSDRGVCVNPNRKDLIDVLNRNNIEHRDIRDLYEEVISITGVPDKIQYTDNIVGVIEYRDGSVIDVIYQVKK; translated from the coding sequence ATGGGTAATAAAATAACTAATTCATTAGGAATAGAATTACCAGAATATATAGAGGGATATGGTAAAGTAAAACCATTTATGGGTGCTTTTTACTACTATAATAAAGAGAATCAGCAAACACAATCAAGAAGAATAAAAAATCATAAACCTAATAATAAAAAGTTATGTTCTTCTATCAGAGAGGCTATAGAAAAAAGTGGTTTAAAAGATGGTATGACTATATCATTTCATCATCATTTGAGAAACGGCGACGGAGTAATAATGCTTGTTGTAGAAGAAATATCTAAAATGGGTATAAAAGATATTTCTATATGTACATCATCATTCACTAATGCTCATGAGGGATTAATTGAATATATAAAAAGCGGAGTAATAACTTCTATAGCAACATCAGGATTAAGAGGAGAAATAGGAAAAGCGGTTTCTACAGATAATATATTAAAAAAACCTGTTGTATTTAGAACTCATGGTGGAAGAGCAAGAGCTATAGAGGCAGGAGAAGTAAAAATAGATGTAGCATTTATAGGGGCACCTGCATGTGATGAAGAAGGCAATATGAATGGAAGTGAAGGAAAAAGTGCTTTCGGTGCTATGGGCTATCCTATGATAGATGCTTTATATGCTGATTATGTAGTTGCTATTACTGATAATTTAGTTCAATATCCTTTGCATAGAGTATCAATACCTGAAATATATGTAGATTCAGTTGTAGTTGTAGATTCTTTGGGAGATCCTAATTTGATAGCTACAGGAGCTACTAGAATAACTACAAATCCTACAGAACTTCTTATAGCTGAAAAGGCTGCTGAAATACTTATAGGATGTGAACTTATAAAAAATGGATATTCTTTCCAAGCTGGAGCAGGCGGAGCTTCTTTGGCTGTATGCAGATATTTAAGAGAGTATATGATAGAAAACAATATAAAAGGCTCTTTTGTATCAGGCGGAATAAATGCTTATCTTTTGAATTTATTTAAAGAAGGATTATTTGACAGTTTATTGGATACTCAGACATTTGACGGATCTATTGCTAATGCTATAGGCGAAGAAAAAGGATATATAGAAATGTCAGCTTCTATGTATGCTAATCCTAATAATGGAAGCTGTGTTGCTCATAAATTAGATATGATGATGCTCTCTGCTACAGAGATAGATTTGAATTTCAATGTTAACTCTTTAACAGGTTCTCATGGATTGATTATGGGTGCTTTGGGTGGTGCTCCTGATACAGCAGCAGGTGCTAAAGTAACATTAATGACAGTACCTTCTATTAGAAAAAGAATGCCTATTATTACTGATAAAGTAACAAACATAGTAACTCCAGGGGAAAGTGTAGATATATTAGTATCTGACAGAGGAGTATGCGTTAATCCTAATAGAAAAGATTTAATAGATGTTCTTAATAGAAATAATATAGAACATAGAGATATTAGAGATCTATACGAGGAAGTTATATCTATTACAGGGGTTCCTGATAAAATTCAATATACCGATAATATAGTTGGAGTAATTGAATATAGAGACGGAAGTGTAATAGATGTAATTTACCAAGTAAAAAAATAA